In Helianthus annuus cultivar XRQ/B chromosome 3, HanXRQr2.0-SUNRISE, whole genome shotgun sequence, a single window of DNA contains:
- the LOC110931866 gene encoding salivary glue protein Sgs-3-like yields MELNEQGISEQKDDKNPEPKRKNPTRKVREPKHTPSRSTNQTPKPTKVSTHQSSTQTAVATPAISTIVGTSVVSAIVKPKTTTSTTTTAPTTTTAPPKQPSPPSPPVKKQKTADDTSSVVMETVV; encoded by the coding sequence ATGGAGCTGAATGAGCAGGGTATTTCTGAGCAAAAGGATGATAAAAATCCTGAGCCAAAAAGAAAaaatcccactagaaaagtgagggaacccaaaCACACACCATCCAGATCCACAAACCAAACTCCTAAACCTACTAAAGTCTCCACACATCAATCTtccacccaaacagctgttgCCACACCTGCTATATCAACaattgttggtacttcagtggtttcagcaATTGTTAAACCAAAAACCACCACTTCAACCACAACAACTGCTCCCACTACAACCACCGCCCCACCAAaacaaccatcaccaccatcacctcctgtcaaaaagcagaagacagctgATGACACATCATCAGTTGTAATGGAAACAGTGGTttaa